A genomic region of Polynucleobacter necessarius contains the following coding sequences:
- a CDS encoding 2-isopropylmalate synthase produces the protein MSDKVIIFDTTLRDGEQSPGASMTKDEKVRIARQLERLKVDVIEAGFAASSEGDFQAISAVAAAVKDSIVCSLARANDKDITRAADALQTANAKRIHAFLATSPLHMAVKLRMSPEGVLEQAKRSIRFARNFASDIEFSAEDGYRSEMDFLCRVVEAVINEGASTINIPDTVGYATPELYGEFIKTLRTRVPNSDKAVWSVHCHNDLGMAVANSLAGVKIGGARQIECTINGLGERAGNTALEEIVMALRTRKDYFDMVCGIDATQIVPASKLVSQITGFVVQPNKAVVGANAFAHTSGIHQDGILKNRDTYEIMRAEDVGWSANKIVLGKLSGRNVFKQRLQELGITVEVEADLNEAFTRFKALADQKSEIFDEDIIAIMSDSAVAEGGEHYKFISLSQHSETGERPKSRVTFRMGDKEISSEAEGNGPVDASLNAIEGIAKSGAEQLLYSVNAITSGTQSQGEVTVRLTKGGRIVNGVGTDPDIIAASAKAYLSALNKLHDPSQAKLNAQMPP, from the coding sequence ATGAGCGACAAAGTAATTATTTTCGATACCACCTTGCGTGATGGAGAGCAGTCTCCAGGTGCATCTATGACCAAAGACGAAAAAGTACGCATTGCACGTCAACTTGAACGTTTAAAGGTGGATGTTATCGAAGCGGGCTTTGCAGCTAGCTCTGAAGGCGACTTTCAGGCAATTTCAGCTGTAGCTGCTGCGGTAAAAGATTCTATTGTTTGTTCGCTGGCAAGAGCTAATGACAAGGACATCACACGCGCTGCCGATGCTTTACAGACTGCTAATGCCAAGCGTATCCATGCCTTCTTGGCAACGAGCCCATTGCATATGGCGGTTAAATTGCGCATGTCTCCAGAAGGGGTCTTGGAGCAAGCCAAACGCTCAATTCGTTTTGCTCGCAACTTTGCTTCTGATATTGAATTCTCTGCTGAAGATGGTTACCGCTCAGAGATGGATTTCTTGTGCAGGGTTGTTGAGGCCGTCATTAACGAGGGCGCTAGCACAATCAATATTCCCGATACAGTTGGTTATGCAACCCCGGAGTTATACGGTGAATTTATCAAGACGTTGCGTACTCGCGTGCCAAACTCAGATAAGGCCGTATGGTCTGTACATTGCCATAACGACTTAGGTATGGCCGTAGCTAACTCGTTAGCTGGCGTGAAGATTGGTGGCGCTCGTCAAATTGAGTGCACCATTAATGGCTTGGGTGAGCGTGCAGGCAATACCGCCTTGGAAGAAATTGTGATGGCCTTGCGTACGCGCAAAGATTACTTTGATATGGTCTGCGGTATTGATGCCACTCAAATTGTCCCGGCGTCTAAATTGGTTTCTCAAATCACTGGCTTTGTGGTTCAGCCCAATAAGGCAGTGGTTGGCGCCAATGCATTTGCACACACCTCTGGCATTCACCAAGATGGCATCTTAAAGAACCGCGACACCTATGAAATCATGCGCGCTGAAGATGTGGGTTGGTCCGCAAACAAGATAGTCTTAGGAAAGTTATCAGGTCGCAACGTCTTTAAGCAACGCTTGCAGGAGTTGGGTATTACTGTTGAAGTTGAAGCAGACTTGAATGAGGCATTCACACGCTTTAAAGCTTTGGCTGACCAAAAATCCGAAATTTTTGACGAAGACATCATTGCCATCATGTCAGATTCAGCAGTGGCTGAAGGGGGCGAGCACTACAAATTTATTTCATTAAGCCAGCATTCTGAAACTGGGGAGCGCCCTAAGTCACGCGTGACTTTCCGCATGGGTGATAAAGAAATCAGCTCAGAAGCGGAGGGTAATGGACCGGTTGATGCCAGTTTGAACGCAATTGAAGGTATTGCCAAAAGCGGGGCAGAGCAATTGCTGTATTCCGTAAACGCAATTACTTCAGGCACTCAGTCCCAGGGTGAAGTAACTGTTCGATTGACCAAAGGTGGGCGCATTGTGAACGGCGTTGGTACTGACCCCGACATCATTGCGGCTTCTGCCAAGGCCTATTTATCGGCCTTAAATAAGCTCCACGATCCCAGCCAGGCCAAGTTAAATGCCCAAATGCCCCCTTAA
- the pssA gene encoding CDP-diacylglycerol--serine O-phosphatidyltransferase, with translation MTTFRRRGRLDRSRLSRHRVDRNDDDWVEELHPQKPRLRSKGIYLLPNAFTTAALFCGFFAIVNAMNHQFEIAAIAIFASLVLDGMDGRVARMTNTQSAFGEQYDSLADMVSFGVAPALVAYEWALKDLGKWGWLAAFTYCAGAALRLARFNVNTGVVDKKFFQGLPSPAAGSLMAGFIWLADDNKIPVRDTAIPWITFFIAVYAGLTMVSNARFYSGKALDVRYRVPFGVMVLMILTFVLISSNPPLTLFGLFVVYSISGYVIWAWERLRGRRFS, from the coding sequence TTGACTACATTTCGCCGTCGTGGCCGTTTAGATCGCAGTCGCCTTTCACGTCATCGCGTTGATCGCAATGATGATGACTGGGTAGAAGAGCTTCACCCACAAAAGCCCCGCTTAAGAAGCAAGGGCATCTATCTGTTACCAAACGCATTTACTACCGCTGCATTGTTCTGTGGTTTCTTCGCTATTGTCAATGCGATGAACCATCAGTTTGAGATTGCTGCCATTGCAATTTTTGCTTCCTTGGTTCTGGATGGTATGGATGGTCGCGTTGCGCGCATGACTAATACACAAAGTGCTTTTGGCGAGCAATACGACTCTTTGGCTGACATGGTGTCATTTGGCGTGGCACCAGCTCTGGTTGCTTACGAGTGGGCCTTAAAAGATTTGGGTAAATGGGGCTGGTTGGCCGCCTTTACTTATTGCGCTGGCGCTGCCTTGCGTTTAGCTCGTTTTAACGTCAACACTGGCGTTGTTGATAAGAAATTCTTCCAAGGTTTACCAAGCCCAGCGGCAGGCTCTTTGATGGCTGGTTTCATTTGGTTGGCCGATGACAATAAGATTCCGGTTCGTGACACAGCGATTCCCTGGATTACCTTCTTTATCGCGGTATATGCCGGCCTGACTATGGTTTCCAATGCTCGCTTCTATAGCGGTAAGGCCTTGGATGTACGCTATCGAGTGCCTTTTGGCGTCATGGTTCTCATGATCCTGACCTTTGTGCTGATTTCCTCTAATCCACCCTTAACCTTGTTTGGTTTGTTTGTGGTGTATTCGATTTCTGGTTATGTGATTTGGGCCTGGGAACGTCTCCGGGGCCGGCGTTTTAGCTAA
- a CDS encoding phosphatidylserine decarboxylase, translated as MMYPHPIIAKEGWPHLALVGAVTLLVHYLGGIAWSWPLWIIFIFVLQFFRDPQRIPALGRDLVLSPADGRIVVVENANDPYAGREALKISVFMNVFNVHSNRSAVNGLVKEVQYFPGKFVNADLDKASTENERNAVVIDANGQTVTLVQVAGLIARRILCYIHVGDRLKAGERYGFIRFGSRVDVYLPLTAEPLVSVGDKVFATNTALARVPGLD; from the coding sequence ATGATGTATCCACACCCCATTATTGCGAAAGAAGGTTGGCCGCATTTAGCTCTAGTGGGGGCGGTGACTTTGCTAGTCCACTATTTGGGTGGCATTGCATGGTCATGGCCTCTTTGGATCATCTTTATCTTTGTTCTGCAGTTCTTCCGTGATCCACAGCGTATTCCTGCTCTGGGCCGCGATTTGGTTTTATCTCCAGCGGATGGTCGAATTGTTGTGGTTGAAAATGCCAACGATCCGTATGCTGGTCGTGAAGCGCTCAAGATCAGCGTATTCATGAACGTCTTTAATGTGCACTCGAACCGCAGCGCAGTGAATGGCTTGGTTAAAGAGGTGCAGTACTTCCCTGGCAAGTTTGTTAATGCGGATTTAGACAAGGCATCTACCGAGAATGAACGTAACGCCGTTGTTATAGATGCTAACGGTCAAACCGTGACCTTGGTTCAAGTGGCTGGCTTAATTGCCCGCCGCATTCTTTGCTACATCCACGTTGGCGACCGCCTCAAAGCAGGTGAGCGCTACGGATTTATTCGTTTTGGTTCAAGGGTGGACGTATATTTGCCCCTAACTGCTGAGCCTTTGGTTAGTGTTGGTGATAAAGTGTTTGCAACGAATACCGCTTTGGCACGTGTGCCTGGCTTAGATTGA
- the ilvC gene encoding ketol-acid reductoisomerase: MKVFYDKDADLSLIKGKKVTIIGYGSQGHAHALNLKDSGVNVTVGLRKDGASWSKAANAGLTVKEVGEAVKDADVVMMLLPDEQIADVYNKEVHGNIKQGAALAFAHGFNVHYGQVQPRADLDVIMIAPKAPGHTVRGTYAQGGGVPHLIAVYQDKSGSARDVALSYATANGGGRAGIIETNFREETETDLFGEQAVLCGGAVELIKAGFETLVEAGYTPEMAYFECLHELKLIVDLIYEGGIANMNYSISNNAEYGEYVTGPRVVTEDTKNAMRQCLKDIQTGEYAKSFILENKAGAPTLISRRRLNAEHDIEVVGAKLRAMMPWITKNKLVDQTKN, translated from the coding sequence ATGAAAGTTTTTTACGATAAAGACGCTGATTTGTCCCTCATTAAGGGCAAGAAAGTCACCATCATTGGTTATGGTTCACAAGGTCACGCACACGCATTGAACCTTAAAGATTCTGGCGTTAACGTTACTGTTGGTTTGCGTAAAGATGGCGCTTCCTGGAGCAAAGCAGCAAATGCTGGTTTGACAGTTAAAGAAGTTGGCGAAGCAGTTAAAGATGCTGACGTAGTGATGATGCTTTTGCCTGATGAGCAAATCGCTGATGTTTATAACAAAGAAGTGCATGGCAATATCAAGCAGGGCGCAGCCTTGGCTTTTGCTCACGGCTTTAACGTTCACTACGGTCAAGTTCAGCCACGCGCTGACTTAGACGTGATCATGATCGCTCCTAAAGCTCCTGGCCATACAGTACGTGGTACTTATGCTCAAGGCGGCGGCGTTCCTCATTTGATCGCTGTTTACCAAGATAAATCTGGCTCAGCACGTGATGTTGCTTTGTCATACGCTACAGCAAACGGTGGCGGTCGTGCCGGCATCATCGAAACTAACTTCCGTGAAGAAACTGAAACCGACTTGTTCGGTGAGCAGGCTGTTCTCTGCGGTGGCGCAGTTGAGTTAATCAAAGCTGGCTTTGAAACTTTGGTTGAAGCTGGCTACACTCCTGAGATGGCTTACTTCGAGTGCTTGCATGAGCTCAAGTTGATTGTTGACTTAATCTACGAAGGCGGTATCGCAAACATGAACTACTCAATCTCTAATAACGCTGAGTACGGTGAGTATGTGACTGGCCCACGTGTTGTTACAGAAGACACTAAGAATGCAATGCGTCAGTGCTTGAAAGACATTCAGACTGGTGAATACGCTAAGAGCTTCATCCTCGAAAACAAGGCTGGTGCTCCAACATTGATTTCACGTCGTCGTTTGAATGCAGAACATGACATCGAAGTAGTGGGCGCTAAATTGCGCGCCATGATGCCTTGGATTACTAAGAACAAGTTAGTGGATCAAACCAAGAACTAA